A portion of the Naumovozyma castellii chromosome 2, complete genome genome contains these proteins:
- the KTR4 gene encoding putative mannosyltransferase (ancestral locus Anc_8.541): MFPLFHFLRRSSNRYLLSVILLITSLILFIHVVSNSSSLNQKGIINTAKEHYESMWELVSSSNSSASGASDDDNSLWNYEPHDAETLETIFSRLEKPLYSNEDLFREFPELQNDTKRLELDNGKSVLKKNKKIYDDFLALAIDEPKVDDLVYEDDTYAGKANAAILSLVRNEDLKTLLPAIQQMEDKFNKRFNYPYILLNERNFTERFKESVRSLLPPERIVKFGKIDDEDWNMPDSIDNNKYHSAVEKLKEEKVSYVDMESYHNMCRFYSREFYHHPLLKDVKYTWRLEPGISFYCDIKYDIFQFMEMHDKVYGYVLNLYDGPESIRTLWNTTMQFVEKNPQYLNVNGAYEWLKENGQKPRNFEITNGYSTCHFWTNFEITNLEFLRSEAYEKYMDFLENSGGFYYERWGDAPVRSIALALFIDKSRIHWFRDIGYNHAPYTNCPKCDPQNNRCDGKCKPGLFSIWDNLNTENCHATWIKYVMSEEEKHIY; encoded by the coding sequence GTACCTACTGTCAGTAATCCTTTTGATAACTTCCCTTATCCTATTCATCCATGTTGTATCGAATTCCTCCAGTTTGAACCAGAAGGGAATCATAAATACGGCCAAAGAACATTATGAAAGCATGTGGGAGTTAGTCTCTTCCTCGAATAGCAGTGCATCCGGGGcttctgatgatgataattctCTTTGGAATTACGAACCTCATGATGCAGAAACTTTGGAAACGATATTCAGTCGTCTGGAAAAGCCATTATATTCTAATGAAGATCTATTTAGAGAATTCCCAGAATTGCAGAATGATACCAAGAGACTAGAATTGGATAATGGGAAGTCAGTcctaaagaaaaataagaagataTACGATGACTTTCTTGCATTGGCTATTGATGAACCAAAAGTGGATGATTTGGTCTATGAAGATGATACTTATGCAGGGAAGGCTAATGCTGCTATTTTGAGTCTGGTGAGgaatgaagatttgaagacACTTTTACCAGCCATTCAACAGATGGAggataaatttaataaacGATTTAATTACCCTTACATTCTTCTCAACGAAAGAAACTTTACTGAACGGTTCAAAGAGAGTGTGAGGAGTCTACTACCACCAGAAAGAATAGtcaaatttggaaagattgatgatgaagattgGAATATGCCTGATTCCATTGATAACAATAAGTACCATTCAGCAGTAGAAAAGCTGAAGGAAGAGAAAGTATCATACGTGGACATGGAATCGTACCACAATATGTGCAGATTTTATTCGAGGGAGttttatcatcatccttTACTGAAAGATGTAAAATACACATGGAGATTAGAACCGGGTATCAGTTTCTATTGTGATATCAAATatgatattttccaatttatgGAGATGCATGATAAAGTCTATGGATATGTATTAAATCTTTACGATGGTCCTGAATCTATTAGAACATTATGGAATACTACGATGCAGTTCGTGGAGAAGAATCCCCAATACCTTAACGTAAATGGGGCTTATGAATGGCTGAAGGAAAATGGACAAAAgccaagaaattttgaaataacaAACGGTTACTCAACATGTCATTTTTGGactaattttgaaattaccAATTTAGAATTTTTGAGATCTGAAGCTTACGAAAAATATATGGATTTCTTAGAAAATTCAGGTGGATTCTATTATGAGAGGTGGGGTGATGCACCTGTCAGAAGTATTGCCTTAGCATTATTCATTGACAAGAGTAGAATTCATTGGTTTAGAGATATTGGATATAACCATGCTCCTTATACCAATTGCCCCAAATGTGACCCACAGAATAACAGATGTGATGGAAAGTGTAAGCCAGgtcttttttcaatttgggATAATCTTAACACTGAGAATTGTCATGCCACTTGGATCAAATATGTAATGtcagaggaagaaaaacatATATACTAA